In the genome of Segatella copri, one region contains:
- a CDS encoding DUF4738 domain-containing protein yields MKQSNNILLGACLMAAMVGCGQKQSAQKADQQEDVAAKKMLQGVWIDSDDEDDVAFRVKGDTIYYPDSTSRPVYFCIIGDTLVMKGANTAKYPIVKQAAHIFQFKVANGDVVKLVKTSDPMYLEQFQHAQPVTLNQNKLVKRDTVVNAGEEKLHLYVQVNPTTYKVFKSSYNDDGVEVDNVYHDNIVNVNIYHGSRKIFGRDFRKEDFKEQVPHEFLKQSILSDIVFKKVDADGVHFKVVLAMPDSSMSYQVEVIISLEGKMTIKRG; encoded by the coding sequence ATGAAACAATCGAACAACATATTGTTAGGTGCTTGCCTCATGGCGGCTATGGTGGGTTGCGGACAGAAGCAGTCTGCCCAGAAAGCCGACCAGCAGGAGGACGTCGCTGCCAAGAAGATGCTTCAGGGTGTCTGGATTGACAGCGACGACGAGGATGATGTTGCCTTTCGCGTGAAGGGCGATACCATCTATTATCCCGATTCTACCAGCCGCCCGGTTTATTTCTGCATCATTGGCGATACGCTGGTGATGAAGGGTGCGAATACTGCGAAATATCCGATTGTGAAGCAGGCGGCACACATCTTTCAGTTCAAGGTAGCCAATGGGGATGTGGTGAAGCTCGTCAAGACTTCCGACCCGATGTATCTGGAGCAATTCCAGCATGCACAGCCTGTGACGCTGAATCAGAATAAGCTGGTGAAGCGTGATACGGTGGTGAATGCGGGCGAGGAGAAGCTGCACCTCTATGTGCAGGTGAATCCTACCACATACAAGGTGTTTAAGAGCAGTTACAACGACGATGGCGTAGAGGTGGACAATGTTTACCACGACAATATCGTGAACGTGAACATCTATCATGGTTCGCGCAAGATTTTCGGCCGCGATTTCCGCAAGGAAGATTTCAAGGAGCAGGTGCCTCATGAGTTCTTGAAGCAGTCGATATTGAGCGATATCGTGTTCAAGAAGGTGGATGCTGATGGTGTTCATTTCAAAGTGGTGCTGGCGATGCCTGATAGCAGCATGAGCTATCAGGTGGAGGTTATCATCTCGCTTGAGGGTAAAATGACGATTAAGAGGGGCTAG
- a CDS encoding sodium ion-translocating decarboxylase subunit beta, translating into MDFIIQNFNEFLTYTGFANATAGNLAMIVIGVVCIWLAIKKDFEPLLLVPIGLGIILGNIPFRADAGLEIGLYEDNSVLNIFYQGVKQGWYPPLVFLGIGAMTDFSALISNPKLILIGAAAQFGIFGAYMIALALGFEPNQAAGIAIIGGADGPTAIFLSSKLSPNLMGAIAVCAYSYMALVPVIQPPLMRLLTTKKERVIKMKPARQVSQTEKILFPIIGLLLTTFIVPSGLPLLGMLFFGNLLKESGKTTRLAKTAGSSLNDIVVMLLGLTVGCSTQASEFLTLNTIKIFALGALAFIIASASGILFVKLMNLFLPKGKKLNPLIGNAGVSAVPMSARISNNLGLEYDRHNFLLMHAMGPNVAGVIGSAVAAGALLGFFN; encoded by the coding sequence ATGGATTTCATCATACAAAACTTCAATGAGTTCCTGACCTATACGGGCTTTGCAAATGCCACGGCAGGAAACCTCGCCATGATAGTAATAGGAGTCGTCTGCATCTGGCTTGCCATCAAGAAGGATTTCGAACCGCTCCTCCTGGTGCCCATCGGATTGGGCATCATCCTGGGCAACATCCCCTTCCGTGCCGATGCCGGACTCGAAATCGGCCTGTACGAAGATAACTCGGTGTTGAACATCTTCTATCAGGGCGTAAAACAGGGCTGGTATCCCCCACTCGTATTCCTGGGCATCGGAGCGATGACCGATTTCTCGGCATTGATTTCCAACCCAAAACTGATTCTGATTGGAGCCGCCGCCCAGTTTGGCATCTTCGGTGCCTACATGATAGCCCTGGCGCTGGGCTTCGAACCGAACCAGGCTGCTGGTATCGCCATCATCGGTGGTGCCGACGGACCTACCGCCATCTTCCTGAGCAGCAAGCTGAGTCCTAACCTGATGGGTGCCATCGCCGTTTGCGCCTACTCCTACATGGCATTGGTACCAGTGATCCAGCCACCATTGATGCGCCTGCTCACTACCAAGAAAGAGCGCGTCATCAAGATGAAGCCAGCCCGCCAGGTATCTCAGACCGAGAAGATTCTCTTCCCTATCATCGGTCTGCTGCTCACCACCTTCATCGTGCCATCCGGTCTGCCATTGCTCGGCATGCTCTTCTTCGGAAATCTTCTGAAGGAAAGCGGAAAGACTACCCGACTTGCCAAGACGGCAGGCAGCAGCCTGAATGATATCGTGGTGATGCTGCTCGGACTCACCGTGGGCTGCTCTACCCAGGCATCGGAGTTCCTCACCCTGAACACCATCAAGATCTTCGCCCTCGGTGCTCTGGCATTCATCATCGCTTCAGCCAGCGGTATCCTCTTCGTGAAACTGATGAACCTCTTCCTGCCAAAAGGCAAGAAGCTGAACCCACTCATCGGAAACGCCGGCGTGAGTGCCGTGCCAATGAGTGCCCGCATCAGCAACAACCTGGGTTTGGAGTACGACCGCCACAATTTCCTTCTCATGCATGCCATGGGTCCGAATGTAGCAGGCGTCATCGGTTCCGCCGTAGCAGCAGGTGCCCTGCTGGGATTCTTCAATTAA
- a CDS encoding biotin/lipoyl-containing protein, with protein sequence MAKYQYTVKGVDYEVEIQDIEGNIANVTVNGIPFEVEMKQPVKAGKQKVKLSEERRVKSEEFNSSSASQSAKASADLQSAASSGQTINAGDAGKTASGKPVVAPLPGTINEIKVKVGDKVNAGDTVVILEAMKMQNNIEAETSGTITSINVNKGDAVMEGDTLVTIK encoded by the coding sequence ATGGCTAAGTATCAATATACAGTGAAAGGAGTCGATTATGAAGTCGAAATCCAGGATATAGAAGGCAACATCGCCAACGTAACCGTGAATGGCATCCCATTCGAAGTAGAGATGAAGCAGCCAGTGAAGGCTGGCAAGCAGAAAGTGAAATTAAGTGAAGAACGAAGAGTGAAGAGTGAAGAATTCAACAGTTCTTCAGCCTCTCAGAGCGCGAAGGCATCTGCGGATTTGCAATCCGCAGCAAGCAGCGGGCAAACAATAAATGCAGGAGACGCAGGAAAGACAGCCTCAGGCAAGCCAGTGGTAGCCCCTCTGCCTGGTACCATCAACGAAATCAAGGTAAAGGTGGGCGACAAGGTGAACGCAGGCGATACCGTCGTCATCCTCGAAGCCATGAAGATGCAGAACAACATCGAGGCTGAGACTTCCGGAACCATCACCAGCATCAACGTGAATAAAGGCGATGCCGTGATGGAAGGAGATACGTTAGTAACCATTAAATAG
- a CDS encoding OadG family protein: MNKLGFLITMLVIASLPTWGQGARSIRITEVMTDNRTSLIDEYGQHKPWVELSNSSFTTYNVRGMFLTTDRRVLNKNLSPEVRRQMMYPLPNNEPRTMLGGKKSIVIFDSSSWYKDGWNGQDWKAKDSSNTGPFHLNLILQEKKPNWIALYDGNAVDLIDSVSVPVLEPDESYALSSDFKTWDKAIAGFITPGYLPQNVGLSKAQLLKKQDPYGIGISVLSMGIVFSCLTLLFLVFWAFGAYMKHKQRIARATEKHASLLYKTGKKTIEVTQDLSHKTNVILKDGLKTKGIDKEIYMAVISLALKEYLEDVHDVESGIITIKPKQTRWNAPKFNNTNNSK; encoded by the coding sequence ATGAATAAATTAGGATTTCTGATAACCATGCTGGTCATCGCATCCTTGCCCACTTGGGGACAAGGTGCCAGGAGCATCCGTATCACGGAAGTGATGACCGACAACCGCACGAGTCTCATTGACGAGTACGGTCAGCACAAGCCATGGGTGGAATTGAGCAATTCCTCCTTTACCACGTACAACGTGCGTGGTATGTTCCTAACCACCGACAGACGAGTTCTCAACAAGAACCTGTCGCCCGAAGTACGTCGGCAAATGATGTATCCGTTGCCGAACAATGAACCCCGAACCATGCTGGGCGGCAAGAAGAGCATCGTAATCTTCGACAGCAGTAGCTGGTACAAGGACGGTTGGAACGGGCAGGATTGGAAGGCAAAGGATTCTTCCAACACCGGACCTTTTCATCTCAATCTTATTCTGCAGGAAAAGAAGCCCAATTGGATAGCACTTTATGATGGAAACGCCGTAGACCTGATAGACTCCGTGAGTGTGCCTGTATTGGAACCCGACGAAAGCTATGCACTGAGCAGTGATTTCAAGACATGGGATAAAGCCATTGCCGGATTCATCACCCCGGGCTATCTGCCACAGAATGTGGGCTTGAGCAAGGCACAGCTTCTGAAGAAACAGGATCCCTACGGCATCGGAATCTCCGTGCTTTCGATGGGCATCGTGTTCTCGTGTCTCACCCTCCTTTTCTTGGTATTCTGGGCATTCGGAGCCTACATGAAGCACAAGCAGCGCATCGCCCGTGCCACCGAGAAGCACGCCTCCTTATTATATAAGACGGGTAAGAAGACCATCGAGGTAACGCAAGACCTGAGTCATAAGACCAACGTGATTCTGAAAGATGGTCTGAAAACCAAGGGTATTGACAAGGAGATTTACATGGCTGTGATTTCACTCGCCCTCAAGGAATACCTGGAGGATGTGCATGATGTGGAATCCGGCATCATCACCATCAAGCCTAAACAGACCAGATGGAATGCCCCAAAATTCAATAATACCAACAACTCTAAATAA
- a CDS encoding putative transporter — protein MDWIINLFTNTESVAHIALLYAIVIAIGVYLGKIKIGGISLGVTFVLFAGILAGHVGFTGPKEILTFVQDFGLILFVFMIGMQVGPGFFESFKKGGVTLNMLSATAILLNILVMFGCYYLFFDTSNPHNLPMMVGTLYGAVTNTPGLGAANEALLSVFPNGAPSIANGYACAYPLGVVGIIGATILIKYITRVDLTEEEAQLNEEEAANPHAKPHNMHLRVENAYIAGRTLREVSEFLNRDIVCSRLLHDGEVSIPNSKTTFEVGDELLVVCAEADAEAIKAFIGPEIEAEWDREKDEVQHFVSRRIIVTRPEMNGKTLGKMHFSSVYGVNVTRISRQGMDLFASRNHHFHVGDRVMVVGPEENVNRVAEIMGNSVKRLDAPNIATIFIGIMVGIIFGSLPFAIPGMPVPLKLGIAGGPLIIAILIGRFGYRMKLVTYTTTSANMMLREIGLVLFLASVGIKAGAGFWDTVVQGDGLKYVGCGFLITIIPILIVGTIARLKFKFNYFTIMGMLAGTYTDPPALAYANASCSKEAPAVGYSTVYPLSMFLRIFTAQIVVLFFCGA, from the coding sequence ATGGATTGGATTATTAATCTTTTCACCAACACAGAGTCGGTGGCGCACATCGCCCTGCTCTACGCAATAGTCATTGCGATTGGTGTTTACCTGGGAAAAATCAAGATTGGTGGCATCTCGCTGGGTGTTACCTTCGTGCTCTTCGCAGGTATCTTAGCCGGACACGTGGGCTTTACAGGTCCTAAGGAAATCCTCACCTTCGTGCAAGACTTCGGATTGATCCTCTTTGTCTTCATGATTGGTATGCAGGTGGGTCCTGGCTTCTTCGAGAGTTTCAAGAAAGGTGGCGTGACATTGAACATGCTTTCTGCCACAGCCATCCTGCTCAACATCCTCGTGATGTTCGGATGCTATTATCTCTTCTTCGACACCAGCAACCCACATAACCTGCCTATGATGGTGGGTACACTGTATGGTGCGGTTACCAACACCCCGGGTCTTGGTGCTGCCAACGAGGCGTTGCTCAGCGTCTTCCCTAACGGTGCTCCTAGCATCGCCAACGGTTACGCCTGTGCTTATCCTCTGGGTGTGGTTGGTATCATCGGTGCTACCATCCTCATCAAGTACATCACCCGTGTTGACTTGACAGAGGAAGAAGCCCAGCTCAACGAGGAGGAAGCTGCCAACCCTCATGCCAAACCTCACAACATGCACTTGCGTGTGGAGAATGCCTACATTGCAGGCAGAACCTTGAGAGAGGTTTCTGAGTTTCTGAACCGCGACATCGTCTGCTCAAGACTGCTCCACGACGGAGAGGTGAGCATTCCTAACAGCAAGACCACCTTCGAGGTAGGCGACGAGCTGCTCGTGGTTTGCGCAGAGGCTGATGCCGAGGCCATCAAGGCTTTCATCGGTCCGGAAATCGAGGCAGAGTGGGACCGCGAGAAGGATGAGGTACAGCACTTCGTATCAAGACGAATCATCGTTACCCGTCCAGAGATGAACGGTAAGACTTTGGGTAAGATGCACTTCTCCAGTGTGTATGGCGTGAACGTAACCCGCATTTCCCGTCAGGGCATGGATCTCTTCGCAAGCCGTAACCACCACTTCCACGTGGGCGACCGCGTGATGGTAGTAGGTCCTGAGGAGAACGTAAACCGTGTAGCTGAGATTATGGGTAACTCTGTGAAGCGCCTCGATGCGCCTAACATTGCTACCATCTTCATCGGTATCATGGTGGGTATCATCTTCGGTTCCCTCCCATTCGCTATCCCAGGCATGCCAGTGCCTCTGAAACTGGGTATCGCCGGTGGTCCGCTCATCATCGCCATCCTCATCGGCCGTTTCGGTTATCGCATGAAGCTGGTTACCTACACCACTACCTCCGCCAATATGATGCTGCGAGAGATAGGACTGGTACTCTTCCTGGCGAGTGTGGGAATCAAGGCGGGTGCCGGATTCTGGGACACAGTGGTTCAGGGCGACGGATTGAAATATGTGGGATGCGGTTTCCTCATCACCATCATTCCTATCCTCATCGTGGGTACCATCGCACGACTGAAGTTCAAGTTCAACTACTTCACCATCATGGGTATGCTTGCCGGTACTTATACCGACCCTCCTGCCCTGGCTTATGCCAACGCATCATGCTCTAAGGAGGCTCCAGCCGTAGGTTACTCTACTGTATATCCATTGAGTATGTTCCTCCGTATCTTTACAGCCCAGATTGTGGTGCTGTTCTTCTGCGGAGCATAA
- a CDS encoding phosphoglycerate kinase: MKIENFNFAGHKAIVRVDFNVPLDENGNVTDDTRIRGALPTLKKVLADGGALIMMSHMGKPKGKVKPELSLSQIVKNVSDALGVEVKFAKDCGNADAEAAALKPGEALLLENLRFYPEEEGKPVGVEKGTPEFDAAKAEMKERQKKFAAKLASYADVYVMDAFGTAHRKHASTAVIADSFDKDHKMLGFLMEKEVKAVDAVLGNIKRPFTAIMGGSKVSTKIGIIENLLTKVDNLILCGGMTYTFSKALGGKIGMSICEDDKLDVALDVIKKAKENGVNLVLGTDSICGDDFKNDCNTQVCPSNDIPEGWEGMDAGPETRKAFAAAIKGAKTILWNGPAGVFEFDNFAGGSKAIADAIAEATKEGAFSLIGGGDSVACINKFGLADQVSYISTGGGALLEAIEGKVLPGVAAIEK, from the coding sequence ATGAAGATTGAAAATTTTAACTTTGCCGGTCACAAGGCAATCGTACGCGTTGATTTCAACGTGCCATTGGATGAAAATGGTAATGTAACAGACGACACTCGTATCCGTGGTGCCCTCCCTACTTTGAAGAAGGTACTCGCTGACGGCGGTGCGCTCATCATGATGAGCCACATGGGTAAGCCAAAGGGCAAGGTTAAGCCAGAGCTTTCTCTCTCTCAGATTGTAAAGAACGTTTCTGACGCTCTCGGTGTAGAGGTTAAGTTTGCCAAGGATTGCGGTAACGCTGATGCTGAGGCTGCTGCCTTGAAGCCAGGTGAGGCTCTCCTGCTCGAGAACCTTCGTTTCTATCCAGAAGAGGAAGGCAAGCCAGTTGGCGTAGAGAAGGGTACACCTGAGTTCGACGCTGCTAAGGCTGAGATGAAGGAGCGCCAGAAGAAGTTCGCTGCTAAGTTGGCTTCTTATGCTGATGTATATGTAATGGACGCATTCGGTACAGCTCACCGCAAGCACGCTTCTACAGCTGTTATCGCAGATTCATTCGACAAGGATCACAAGATGCTCGGCTTCCTGATGGAGAAAGAGGTGAAGGCTGTTGACGCAGTTCTCGGCAACATCAAGCGCCCATTCACAGCTATCATGGGTGGTTCTAAGGTTTCTACCAAGATCGGTATCATCGAGAACCTGTTGACTAAGGTTGACAACCTGATTCTCTGCGGTGGTATGACTTATACATTCTCTAAGGCTCTCGGTGGCAAGATCGGTATGTCTATCTGCGAGGATGACAAGCTCGACGTAGCTCTTGACGTAATCAAGAAGGCTAAGGAGAACGGTGTAAACCTCGTACTCGGCACAGACTCTATCTGCGGTGACGACTTCAAGAACGACTGCAACACCCAGGTTTGCCCATCTAACGACATCCCTGAGGGTTGGGAGGGTATGGACGCAGGTCCTGAGACTCGCAAGGCATTCGCTGCAGCTATCAAGGGCGCTAAGACTATCCTCTGGAACGGTCCTGCAGGTGTATTCGAGTTTGACAACTTCGCCGGTGGTTCTAAGGCTATCGCTGACGCAATCGCTGAGGCAACTAAGGAGGGTGCATTCTCACTCATCGGTGGTGGTGACTCTGTAGCTTGCATCAACAAGTTCGGCTTGGCAGACCAGGTATCTTATATCTCTACAGGTGGTGGTGCTCTCCTCGAGGCTATCGAGGGCAAGGTATTGCCAGGCGTAGCAGCTATTGAGAAGTAA
- the radA gene encoding DNA repair protein RadA, whose translation MAKDKIAYVCSNCGQESAKWIGKCPSCGQWNTFKEIRIAADSGSQAAKNAGMTMRHGGAATMFGGQHSDSDAKPMKLRDISSIDEPRIDMMDEELNRVLGGGMVPGSITLLGGEPGIGKSTLTLQTILNMRNRRVLYVSGEESAHQIKLRADRLAKGQALMRASVAASAAGGASAAGDDSPEAAFDHITILCETQLEKIFTHIQQVAPELIVIDSIQTIATEEVDSSPGSISQVRECAASLLRFAKTSGIPVILIGHINKEGTLAGPKILEHIVDTVIQFEGDQHYMYRILRSIKNRFGSTSELGIYEMQQGGLRQVSNPSELLLTEDHDGLSGVAISAAIEGVRPFLVETQALVSTAAYGTPQRSATGFDQRRLNMLLAVMEKRVGFKLMAKDVFLNIAGGLRVTDPAMDLSVLAAVLSSNVDTPIEQGWCMCGEVGLSGEVRPVSRIEQRIAEAEKLGFQHIIIPKYNNHGFDHKKYQIEIHPVRKVEEAFRCLFG comes from the coding sequence ATGGCTAAAGATAAAATTGCATACGTTTGCAGCAACTGCGGGCAGGAGAGTGCCAAATGGATTGGCAAATGCCCTAGCTGCGGACAATGGAATACGTTCAAGGAGATTAGAATAGCAGCCGATTCGGGGTCGCAGGCGGCTAAGAATGCCGGCATGACCATGAGGCATGGAGGTGCTGCCACCATGTTTGGAGGACAGCATTCGGATAGCGATGCCAAGCCGATGAAGTTGCGAGACATCTCCTCGATTGATGAACCTCGCATCGATATGATGGACGAGGAACTGAATCGTGTGCTGGGTGGCGGAATGGTACCCGGCAGCATCACCCTGCTGGGTGGAGAGCCGGGCATCGGAAAGAGTACGCTCACCCTGCAAACCATTCTGAACATGAGGAACAGAAGGGTGCTTTATGTAAGCGGTGAGGAGAGTGCCCATCAGATTAAGCTCCGTGCCGACAGATTGGCAAAGGGACAGGCGCTGATGAGGGCTTCGGTTGCTGCTTCGGCTGCTGGAGGTGCTTCGGCTGCTGGTGATGATTCTCCTGAAGCGGCTTTCGACCATATTACGATTCTCTGCGAAACGCAGTTGGAGAAAATATTCACTCATATTCAGCAAGTGGCTCCAGAACTGATAGTTATCGACTCTATCCAAACCATTGCTACAGAGGAAGTGGACAGCTCTCCAGGCTCTATATCGCAGGTGAGGGAATGTGCGGCGTCGCTCTTGCGGTTTGCCAAGACCAGTGGCATCCCTGTTATCCTGATAGGACATATTAATAAGGAGGGAACCCTGGCTGGACCGAAGATTCTGGAACATATCGTGGATACCGTCATCCAGTTTGAGGGCGACCAGCACTATATGTACCGCATCCTGCGAAGCATCAAAAACCGATTTGGAAGTACTTCGGAACTGGGTATCTACGAGATGCAGCAGGGAGGACTCCGACAGGTGAGCAACCCGTCGGAACTGCTCCTTACGGAAGATCACGACGGACTCTCGGGTGTTGCCATCAGTGCTGCCATCGAAGGCGTCCGCCCGTTCCTGGTAGAGACGCAGGCACTGGTGAGCACGGCGGCATACGGAACCCCGCAGCGTTCGGCAACGGGTTTCGACCAGCGCAGACTGAACATGCTCCTGGCCGTGATGGAGAAGCGAGTGGGCTTCAAACTGATGGCGAAGGACGTGTTCCTGAACATCGCGGGCGGACTGCGAGTAACCGACCCGGCGATGGACCTGAGTGTGCTGGCAGCCGTATTGAGCAGCAATGTGGATACTCCGATAGAACAGGGGTGGTGCATGTGTGGCGAGGTGGGACTGAGCGGCGAGGTTCGTCCGGTGAGCCGCATCGAGCAGCGCATCGCTGAGGCCGAGAAGCTGGGATTCCAGCACATCATCATTCCGAAATATAACAATCATGGTTTCGACCATAAGAAGTATCAGATAGAGATTCATCCCGTAAGGAAGGTGGAGGAGGCATTCCGCTGCCTGTTCGGGTAA
- the queC gene encoding 7-cyano-7-deazaguanine synthase QueC: MKDSVIIVSGGMDSITLLYDKKDEIALGISFNYGSNHNEREIPFAKMHCERLGIKHITIDLGFMHQYFKSSLLEGADAIPEGHYADDNMKSTVVPFRNGIMLSIAIGIAESNNLKKVLIANHGGDHTIYPDCRPEFIKAIDEAAEAGTFVDVRVVAPYTNITKGEIAAIGKKLGIDYAETWSCYKGGEKHCGKCGTCVERKEALAAAGIEDTTEYEE; this comes from the coding sequence ATGAAGGATTCAGTAATTATTGTGAGCGGCGGTATGGATAGCATCACGCTGCTTTATGACAAGAAGGACGAGATAGCCCTGGGTATCAGTTTCAATTATGGCAGTAACCACAACGAGCGAGAGATTCCTTTCGCCAAGATGCATTGTGAGCGACTGGGCATCAAGCATATCACCATCGACCTGGGATTCATGCATCAGTATTTCAAGAGTTCTCTCCTGGAGGGTGCCGATGCCATCCCAGAGGGTCACTATGCCGACGACAATATGAAATCTACCGTGGTTCCTTTCCGTAACGGCATCATGCTCAGCATCGCCATCGGCATTGCCGAGAGCAACAACCTGAAGAAGGTGCTCATCGCCAACCATGGCGGCGACCACACCATCTATCCGGACTGTCGCCCTGAATTTATCAAGGCAATCGATGAGGCTGCCGAGGCTGGCACCTTCGTGGATGTTCGCGTGGTGGCTCCGTACACCAACATCACCAAGGGCGAGATTGCGGCGATAGGCAAGAAGCTCGGCATTGATTATGCCGAGACCTGGAGCTGCTACAAGGGTGGCGAGAAGCACTGCGGAAAGTGCGGCACCTGCGTGGAGCGCAAGGAAGCACTGGCTGCGGCGGGCATCGAGGATACCACGGAGTATGAAGAATAA
- a CDS encoding TlpA family protein disulfide reductase: MKKMIFTAAMMLASAAAMAQSGTFQIKGNVEGLPDSLVAMIGRKTENIEVKKKKFVYSKNFDKPQWVYLCDQKLIKSGVFKAYPVFAIPSETIEMKGNFTGGVDIKGGKFYQEQDLMNEYRDQAYKDIQALWKWYSGNVNDSNRDSIKKVVDERMEPLQKKYAADLLAYAKQHSDQECIALLIDELDDVKDKETLISLMADNVKNGRMKAYYEPIIERAKKQAEMEEKAKVVQASGVEAPDFTLNDINGKPFSLSSLRGKYVVIDFWGSWCIWCIKGMPKMKEYYEKYKGKFEILGVDCNDTEAKWKAAVEKHQLPWIHVYNPKGSDVLSKYAIQGFPTKIVVGPDGKIVKTIVGEDPAFYTLLDEVLK, translated from the coding sequence ATGAAGAAAATGATTTTTACAGCTGCTATGATGCTGGCATCTGCAGCAGCGATGGCTCAGAGCGGAACCTTTCAGATCAAGGGTAACGTAGAGGGGTTGCCTGATTCTCTGGTAGCTATGATTGGAAGAAAGACGGAAAACATCGAGGTTAAGAAAAAGAAGTTTGTGTACTCCAAGAACTTTGATAAGCCTCAATGGGTTTATCTCTGTGACCAGAAGCTCATCAAGAGTGGAGTATTTAAAGCCTATCCAGTCTTTGCCATTCCGAGTGAGACTATTGAGATGAAGGGTAACTTCACTGGGGGTGTCGATATCAAGGGAGGTAAATTCTATCAGGAGCAGGATTTGATGAATGAGTATAGGGATCAGGCTTACAAGGATATCCAAGCGCTCTGGAAATGGTATTCTGGTAATGTGAATGATAGCAACCGCGATTCTATCAAAAAAGTTGTAGATGAGCGTATGGAACCTTTGCAGAAAAAGTATGCTGCCGACCTTCTTGCTTATGCCAAGCAGCATTCCGATCAGGAGTGTATCGCTCTTCTCATCGACGAGCTGGACGATGTCAAAGATAAGGAGACTTTGATCAGTCTGATGGCAGATAACGTCAAGAACGGTAGAATGAAGGCATACTATGAGCCAATTATTGAACGTGCCAAGAAGCAGGCTGAGATGGAGGAGAAGGCTAAGGTGGTTCAGGCTTCCGGTGTAGAGGCTCCTGACTTCACTCTGAATGACATCAATGGCAAGCCATTCAGCCTTTCAAGTTTGCGTGGCAAATATGTTGTCATCGACTTCTGGGGTTCCTGGTGTATCTGGTGTATCAAGGGTATGCCTAAGATGAAGGAGTACTACGAGAAGTATAAGGGCAAGTTCGAGATCCTGGGTGTTGACTGCAACGATACCGAGGCTAAGTGGAAGGCTGCCGTTGAGAAGCATCAGTTGCCATGGATTCACGTATATAATCCAAAGGGCAGCGATGTGCTCAGCAAGTATGCTATCCAGGGTTTCCCAACCAAGATTGTTGTGGGTCCTGACGGCAAGATTGTGAAGACTATCGTGGGTGAGGATCCTGCATTCTATACCTTGCTCGATGAAGTGTTGAAATAA